One Lentimicrobiaceae bacterium genomic window carries:
- a CDS encoding CvpA family protein: protein MNYIDIFILAILAIAAVKGFSKGLVIEVASLAGMVLGVILSLKFAGYVELILKDLFSSQSSWMYFLAFLCCFALVVIVVHAIAKSIEKIVEIAALGFLNRFAGAAFGILKSAFVLSAIIYFIVLFNVENRLISREQQEKSMFYKPLEGFLPAVLPFLKTKFEQLKNDESDSTEKTTPA from the coding sequence ATGAACTATATAGATATTTTTATTCTTGCCATTCTGGCCATTGCCGCTGTAAAAGGTTTTTCAAAAGGTTTGGTCATTGAAGTCGCATCGCTGGCCGGAATGGTACTTGGTGTAATTTTATCCTTAAAATTTGCAGGTTATGTGGAACTGATTCTGAAAGATTTGTTCTCCAGCCAATCATCATGGATGTATTTCCTGGCCTTTTTATGCTGTTTTGCACTGGTGGTCATTGTGGTGCATGCCATTGCAAAATCAATTGAAAAGATTGTTGAAATAGCGGCACTTGGCTTTTTAAACCGCTTTGCAGGCGCCGCTTTCGGAATATTAAAATCAGCATTTGTTTTATCGGCAATTATATATTTCATTGTTTTGTTCAATGTTGAAAACCGGCTCATCTCGCGCGAACAGCAGGAAAAATCAATGTTCTACAAGCCTCTTGAAGGATTCCTGCCAGCCGTGCTGCCATTTTTAAAAACAAAATTCGAACAGCTGAAGAATGATGAATCTGATTCAACTGAAAAAACAACACCAGCCTGA